From one Pontibacillus sp. HMF3514 genomic stretch:
- a CDS encoding saccharopine dehydrogenase C-terminal domain-containing protein produces MKVAVLGSGLMGKEAARDLVQSSGVKEVGLADIELSRAENVCQQLGSSKIQAYKVDAGDANDLAQFLSRFDVVINALFYSFNEIVAETAIKVGISSVDLGGHIGHVTDNVLNMHDQAKAAGVTVIPDLGVAPGMINILSGYGVSKLDQPHSIKLYVGGIPVKPDPPLEYNHVFSMEGLLDHYTDPSTIIRNGKEQQVPSLSEIERLYFEKFGPLESFHTSGGTSTLPKSYPYLDTLEYKTIRYPGHADKMRLLVDLNLTRNDYEIELDGRKVKPREVLLKTIDPIVELKDKDDAVLLRVMVAGKKNGAQTSYTYEMVTYKDRVNSVTAMARATANTISVVAQMIGSGAITKRGVHPPENIVPGALYIEEMGKRGVKILESSSTE; encoded by the coding sequence ATGAAAGTAGCGGTACTAGGTTCAGGACTGATGGGAAAAGAGGCTGCACGTGATTTAGTGCAAAGCTCAGGAGTGAAAGAGGTAGGCTTAGCTGATATTGAACTTTCGAGGGCAGAGAATGTTTGTCAGCAGCTTGGATCTTCTAAAATTCAAGCTTATAAAGTGGATGCAGGCGATGCCAATGATCTTGCTCAATTTTTGAGTAGGTTCGACGTTGTCATTAATGCCTTGTTCTATTCGTTTAATGAGATTGTAGCGGAAACAGCCATAAAGGTTGGGATCAGCTCCGTCGATTTAGGCGGTCATATTGGTCATGTGACTGATAATGTTTTGAACATGCATGATCAAGCGAAAGCAGCTGGGGTGACCGTGATACCAGATTTAGGTGTAGCCCCTGGAATGATCAACATCCTATCTGGTTATGGTGTCAGCAAGCTTGATCAGCCTCATTCTATTAAGCTTTATGTTGGAGGAATTCCTGTAAAACCAGATCCACCACTTGAGTACAATCACGTCTTTTCTATGGAAGGCTTACTTGATCACTATACAGACCCATCTACCATTATTCGAAATGGCAAAGAACAACAAGTACCATCTTTATCCGAGATAGAGCGCTTGTATTTTGAAAAGTTCGGTCCTCTAGAGTCGTTTCACACTTCAGGCGGAACTTCGACATTACCTAAATCCTATCCTTACTTAGATACGTTAGAGTATAAAACGATTCGTTACCCAGGCCATGCGGATAAAATGCGACTATTAGTAGATTTGAACCTTACCCGAAATGATTACGAAATTGAGCTCGATGGTAGAAAAGTAAAACCTCGCGAAGTGTTGTTAAAGACGATTGACCCGATTGTGGAGTTAAAAGATAAAGATGATGCAGTACTCTTACGTGTAATGGTTGCTGGGAAGAAGAACGGAGCACAAACATCATATACGTACGAGATGGTTACTTATAAAGATCGTGTCAACAGTGTAACAGCAATGGCAAGGGCAACAGCCAACACTATTTCAGTCGTTGCACAAATGATCGGAAGCGGTGCGATTACAAAAAGAGGTGTTCATCCTCCAGAAAATATTGTTCCTGGTGCACTTTATATTGAAGAGATGGGGAAACGTGGAGTGAAGATCTTGGAGTCAAGTTCGACGGAATAA
- the proC gene encoding pyrroline-5-carboxylate reductase, with amino-acid sequence MQNNPNVTNEQERAYIVNQTIAFLGAGSMAEAMISGIVQSGKLSPKKIIVSNKSNHNRLQELKVKYGIKAISRDQLDYESIDLFILAMKPKDIDYVLDHLQSKVKPEQLLVSVLAGISTSYIEEYLPQQQVIRVMPNTSSMISESSTAISPGTYTPEQRVDTVKSLMECIGEAYVIDESNMDIFTGIAGSGPAYFYNLMEHIEEAGVEGGLDRETARSIAAQTILGAGKMMLEQDDTPTELRKKVTSPNGTTAAGLDALNAHGGGEALSEAVKGAAKRSKEISEQMKPLVHS; translated from the coding sequence TTGCAAAATAATCCGAACGTTACAAACGAACAGGAGCGTGCATACATCGTGAATCAAACAATTGCTTTTCTAGGAGCCGGATCGATGGCTGAGGCGATGATCTCAGGTATTGTTCAATCTGGTAAACTATCACCAAAGAAAATTATCGTCAGTAACAAAAGCAATCACAACCGTTTACAAGAATTAAAAGTGAAATATGGAATTAAAGCTATCAGTCGTGATCAATTAGATTATGAATCCATTGACCTATTCATTTTGGCTATGAAACCAAAGGATATTGATTATGTACTTGATCATCTTCAAAGTAAAGTGAAACCCGAACAGTTATTGGTTTCTGTCCTAGCAGGAATCTCCACATCCTACATTGAGGAATATCTACCGCAACAACAGGTGATTCGAGTCATGCCGAATACATCAAGTATGATTAGTGAATCGTCTACCGCTATATCTCCAGGAACTTATACACCAGAACAACGAGTAGACACTGTGAAATCCTTGATGGAATGCATCGGGGAAGCTTATGTAATTGATGAATCAAACATGGATATTTTTACAGGAATCGCAGGAAGCGGTCCAGCGTATTTTTATAATCTTATGGAACATATTGAGGAAGCAGGTGTTGAAGGCGGGTTAGACCGTGAAACAGCTCGTAGCATTGCAGCTCAAACCATTCTTGGTGCTGGAAAAATGATGCTCGAACAAGATGACACCCCAACAGAACTCAGAAAGAAAGTAACATCTCCGAATGGAACAACTGCAGCAGGTCTTGATGCCTTAAATGCTCATGGTGGAGGCGAAGCTCTATCCGAAGCTGTAAAAGGCGCTGCAAAGAGATCCAAAGAGATTAGTGAGCAAATGAAGCCACTTGTCCATTCATAA
- the proB gene encoding glutamate 5-kinase has translation MVPDTDKKRIVIKIGSSSLTSLQGEISRRKLEKLVDEVVRLKDEGHEVLLVSSGAVAAGYRRLGCLSRPSSLPEKQAAASIGQGLLIESYSDLFLSHGYVASQILITRSDFSDENRYNNARNTINVLLERGIIPIVNENDTITMDFLKFGDNDTLSAKVAGLVDADQLIILSDIEGLYNDNPSENPDAKLITQVQEITPEIEAVAGDPGSAVGTGGMRSKIDAFKIAMASGISSFLGKASNPDIVYKAAHNEAVGTYFSSNVESNNLDQKQQWIAFNSGPEGDVIVDASTVETVIEAKESLQPENVHSVKGDFDEGAVVRILDLEGEEVGLGVVNYSSETFKQIKESESKDLEQYQQAAVESDDLVCHLEISIPIGV, from the coding sequence GTGGTACCTGATACCGATAAGAAACGCATTGTTATTAAAATTGGAAGTAGTTCTTTAACGAGCTTACAAGGTGAAATTAGTCGTCGAAAGCTTGAAAAACTAGTAGATGAAGTGGTTCGATTAAAAGATGAAGGGCATGAAGTGTTGCTTGTATCATCTGGAGCTGTTGCTGCAGGATATCGTCGACTTGGCTGTTTATCTCGACCAAGTTCATTACCAGAAAAGCAGGCAGCGGCATCTATTGGTCAGGGACTTCTAATTGAATCTTATTCAGACCTCTTTTTATCCCATGGCTATGTAGCCTCTCAAATCCTCATCACCCGCAGTGATTTTTCTGATGAGAATCGATATAATAACGCTCGAAATACGATCAATGTTCTTCTAGAGCGTGGAATCATCCCAATCGTGAACGAGAATGATACCATCACGATGGACTTTTTAAAGTTCGGTGATAACGACACACTTTCTGCCAAAGTCGCAGGGTTAGTGGATGCTGATCAGCTCATTATTTTATCCGACATTGAAGGACTGTATAATGACAATCCATCAGAAAACCCTGATGCAAAGCTGATTACACAGGTGCAAGAAATTACACCTGAAATTGAAGCTGTAGCAGGAGATCCAGGAAGCGCTGTAGGTACAGGGGGCATGCGATCCAAAATTGATGCCTTTAAAATCGCCATGGCGTCTGGAATTTCATCTTTCTTAGGAAAAGCAAGCAACCCTGACATCGTCTATAAAGCAGCTCATAACGAAGCGGTGGGGACGTACTTTTCTTCAAATGTCGAGTCGAATAACCTGGATCAGAAACAACAATGGATTGCGTTTAACTCAGGTCCTGAGGGTGATGTGATTGTTGATGCCTCTACTGTGGAGACAGTGATTGAAGCTAAAGAAAGCCTTCAACCGGAAAACGTCCATAGCGTTAAAGGCGATTTTGATGAAGGCGCTGTGGTCCGCATCCTTGATCTTGAAGGGGAAGAGGTCGGCCTTGGCGTAGTCAATTATTCTTCAGAAACGTTTAAGCAAATTAAAGAATCGGAAAGTAAAGATCTTGAACAATACCAACAAGCTGCTGTTGAAAGTGATGACCTTGTATGTCATCTTGAAATCTCTATTCCAATTGGAGTTTAA
- a CDS encoding glutamate-5-semialdehyde dehydrogenase has translation MLTTNVNVEKQAIEAKKASKKLSVLSTEEKNEALITLAKTLETNYETILKANEEDLAKGREKGYEDAFMDRLALSKERVFEFAQGLRDVAELEDPTGQVHSQWELDNGLDVKQVAVPLGVIGMIYEARPNVTVDATGLALKSGNAIILKGGSSAITSNKAIVDVMKQGLEETKIPTDAIQFIDSTDRKATQELFTMKEHVDVLIPRGGGSLIKAVVDNATVPVLETGVGNCHIYIDEHADVEKALNILVNAKTDRPAVCNAAETVIIHKAWLDAHKDELYETLQKHEISTHGDDFAQEAIPGTEPAGEQDWGSEYLSKDIAVKTVSDVLEAIEHIETYGTKHSEAIVTESEKNADTFMKLVDAAALYHNASTRFTDGGALGFGAEIGISTQKLHARGPMGLPALTTVKYMMSGNGQIR, from the coding sequence ATGCTAACAACAAACGTAAACGTTGAAAAGCAAGCCATAGAAGCGAAGAAAGCATCGAAAAAACTATCTGTATTATCAACAGAAGAGAAAAATGAAGCTCTTATTACGCTAGCCAAAACATTAGAAACGAACTACGAAACCATCTTGAAAGCAAATGAAGAGGATTTAGCAAAAGGTCGCGAAAAAGGCTATGAAGATGCCTTTATGGATCGTCTGGCTCTTTCTAAGGAACGTGTTTTTGAATTTGCTCAAGGGTTACGCGATGTAGCTGAACTTGAGGATCCAACTGGTCAGGTTCATTCGCAATGGGAGCTAGACAATGGGTTAGATGTCAAGCAGGTAGCCGTACCATTAGGTGTGATCGGCATGATTTATGAAGCACGCCCAAATGTAACAGTCGATGCGACAGGCCTAGCTTTAAAATCCGGTAATGCAATCATCTTAAAAGGTGGCTCTTCAGCCATCACATCCAACAAAGCCATTGTGGATGTGATGAAGCAAGGGTTAGAAGAAACGAAAATTCCAACTGATGCAATTCAGTTTATTGATAGTACAGACCGAAAAGCCACACAAGAATTGTTCACAATGAAAGAGCATGTAGATGTTCTTATCCCTCGTGGAGGCGGCTCTCTCATTAAAGCTGTAGTCGATAATGCGACTGTTCCTGTATTAGAAACAGGGGTAGGGAATTGTCATATTTACATCGATGAACATGCTGATGTAGAAAAGGCTCTCAATATTTTGGTCAATGCTAAAACCGATCGTCCGGCTGTGTGTAACGCAGCTGAAACCGTGATTATTCATAAAGCATGGTTAGATGCCCATAAAGATGAGTTGTATGAAACATTGCAAAAGCATGAGATCTCCACACATGGTGATGATTTTGCTCAGGAAGCAATCCCAGGTACGGAACCAGCTGGTGAGCAAGATTGGGGCAGTGAATATCTGAGTAAAGATATCGCCGTAAAAACCGTTTCAGATGTACTGGAGGCAATTGAACATATTGAAACGTACGGCACGAAACACTCTGAAGCGATTGTAACGGAGAGCGAGAAAAATGCAGATACATTTATGAAACTAGTAGATGCTGCAGCTCTTTATCATAATGCATCCACTCGATTTACGGATGGAGGAGCACTAGGCTTCGGTGCAGAAATCGGTATTTCCACACAAAAACTTCATGCAAGAGGACCTATGGGACTCCCAGCCTTAACGACTGTAAAATATATGATGAGTGGAAATGGACAAATTCGATAG
- a CDS encoding cupin domain-containing protein has protein sequence MYFGPGTYQYYVQQPNGMPRNHQGVDEQICEAIRSSISREASSMDLYHRLADMAPDQNHQHHILQSFENKRAHLNQFTDLYVNLTGTQPTYQIEQVPFHSYQEGLQRAYEAEVAGYEEYQNSLLLTQHPFVQQVFHWALNGESDNATRLGNLNREARKDYGGEPYVVNIEKATVKNKNFRKAIWTGEHYQVTLMSIQPGEDVGLEIHPDVDQFLRIEQGQGLVQMGDRKNNLTYEKKVKDNYAIMVPAGKWHNLTNTGDKPLKLYSIYAPPEHPKGTVHRTKAEAMAGEE, from the coding sequence ATGTACTTTGGACCCGGAACGTATCAATATTACGTTCAACAGCCAAATGGTATGCCACGAAATCATCAAGGAGTAGATGAGCAAATCTGTGAAGCAATTCGCTCTAGCATTAGTAGAGAAGCATCATCCATGGATCTTTATCATCGATTAGCGGATATGGCACCAGATCAAAACCATCAACACCACATTCTTCAGTCATTCGAAAACAAAAGAGCTCACTTAAACCAATTTACTGATTTATATGTAAACCTAACAGGAACACAGCCAACGTATCAAATCGAGCAAGTACCTTTCCACAGTTACCAAGAAGGGCTACAAAGAGCTTATGAAGCAGAAGTAGCGGGGTATGAAGAGTATCAAAATAGCCTTTTACTTACTCAACACCCATTTGTTCAACAAGTTTTTCACTGGGCTCTGAATGGGGAGAGTGATAACGCAACAAGACTCGGAAACCTGAATCGAGAAGCAAGAAAAGATTATGGTGGAGAACCGTATGTTGTTAATATTGAAAAAGCAACGGTTAAAAATAAAAATTTTCGAAAGGCGATCTGGACGGGTGAACATTATCAAGTGACTTTGATGAGCATTCAACCCGGAGAAGACGTTGGATTAGAAATTCATCCGGATGTGGATCAATTCCTCCGTATCGAGCAAGGGCAAGGCCTCGTTCAAATGGGAGATCGAAAAAACAACCTCACCTACGAAAAGAAAGTAAAGGACAACTATGCGATCATGGTTCCTGCTGGTAAATGGCATAACCTAACCAATACAGGAGATAAGCCATTGAAGCTGTATTCTATCTATGCTCCACCTGAGCATCCTAAGGGTACAGTTCACAGAACAAAAGCAGAGGCTATGGCTGGGGAAGAGTAG
- a CDS encoding acetate uptake transporter family protein: protein MNQQQNTQRIQISTADPSSLGLFGLAMVTLVASSAKLGWTDGVSFVIPWALFLGGLAQLFASIQDAKHNNTFGTTAFGAFGLFWFGVGTSWLIQFGVFGKEAAAAVDPKQLGIAFVGYLIFSLFMTIGAMETHKVLFIIFVLIDFLFIGLSLSTLGFAPEAMHKVAAISEFLIAIFSFYGSAASVLNTHFGKVTLPVGKPFGIFK from the coding sequence ATGAATCAACAACAAAATACACAACGCATTCAAATTTCAACAGCTGACCCTTCCTCATTAGGTCTGTTTGGTCTAGCAATGGTAACGCTTGTCGCTTCTTCCGCAAAACTCGGTTGGACAGACGGTGTTTCTTTTGTCATTCCTTGGGCACTTTTCCTAGGTGGACTAGCTCAGCTTTTTGCAAGCATTCAAGATGCAAAACACAATAACACATTCGGAACTACTGCTTTTGGAGCTTTTGGCCTATTTTGGTTTGGTGTCGGAACTTCATGGTTAATCCAATTTGGTGTTTTTGGTAAAGAAGCTGCAGCTGCAGTCGATCCTAAACAGCTCGGCATAGCATTTGTTGGATACTTAATTTTCAGCTTATTTATGACAATCGGTGCGATGGAGACACATAAAGTATTGTTCATTATTTTCGTTCTCATAGATTTTCTATTTATAGGACTCTCTTTATCCACTTTAGGTTTCGCACCAGAAGCTATGCATAAAGTTGCTGCAATATCCGAATTTCTCATTGCCATCTTTAGTTTCTATGGCTCAGCAGCAAGCGTGTTAAATACACACTTCGGTAAAGTGACGCTTCCAGTAGGTAAGCCATTTGGGATTTTTAAATAG
- a CDS encoding SRPBCC family protein: MPVIELEMYIHASIETCFDLARHVDTHTETTKNTQEKAIDGVTSGLMEEGDWVTWEAIHFGIKQQLTAKITEMNKPYQFTDVMVKGAFHSFTHIHEFVRSGSGTIMKDRFAYKSPFGFLGMVADKLFLENYMKKLLKVRAYELKRIAEDQEEWW, encoded by the coding sequence ATGCCTGTTATCGAACTTGAAATGTATATTCATGCTTCTATCGAAACGTGCTTTGATCTTGCTAGACATGTAGATACGCATACTGAAACAACCAAGAATACACAGGAGAAAGCTATAGATGGTGTGACAAGTGGTCTGATGGAAGAGGGGGACTGGGTGACGTGGGAAGCTATTCATTTTGGGATTAAACAACAACTTACAGCCAAAATCACAGAAATGAACAAGCCTTATCAATTTACTGATGTCATGGTGAAAGGTGCTTTTCACTCATTTACGCATATCCATGAATTTGTAAGAAGTGGTTCAGGAACAATTATGAAAGACCGCTTTGCATATAAATCCCCATTTGGTTTTTTGGGGATGGTAGCAGATAAATTATTCTTAGAAAATTATATGAAAAAACTGCTTAAAGTAAGAGCTTATGAATTAAAAAGAATCGCAGAAGACCAAGAAGAGTGGTGGTAA